From Acidovorax sp. 1608163:
CTGCTGTGCTTTCGCTGCCATGGACTCCAGAACGCCTTCCCACAAGCTGCCGGTGCCCACGGGGGCTGGCTGGCTGCCCAGCAGCTTGCGGGCCAGGGCTTCGAAACGCTCTGGAGTGGAGGCCTCACCTTGTAAAAGTGCTTGCGCAAAACGGGCGGTCAAGCTGGCTGGGTCTAGCCGCAGGGCCAGCTTGGCGTGCTCTTGTGCTTGTGCGGTTTGTTGCTGCAGTGCGAGCACCACGGCCAGGCCCCCGTGGCTGTCTGCAAAGTTGCGGTCTAGCGCCAGAGCGGTCTCAAAGGTGGATTGCGCTGCAGGCAGTTGATGCTGCACCAGCTGGGCCCAACCCAGGCCATGCCATGTGCCGATGTGACCTGGCATGGCTTTGATGGCGTTATCAAAATGCTGGCAGGCCGTGGCGGGGTCACCCGCCAGCAAATCCGCAAAGGCCAGTGCAGACCATGCACGGCCATCTCCTGGTTGCAACCGCAATGCTTCTACGGCCAAGGCTTGTGCTTTGGGTGCATTGCGCTCCCCAAGGGCCAGGGATGCCAGTGTGACGAGGGCCTCCAGGGGCTTGTCGCCTTCCTGAGCATGCTCCAGTGCTTGCGTTGCCCATTGCTGTGCGAGGCCAAACTGTTCATGGTCTAGCGCAGCGAGGCTTGCCACACCTGCCATGGCGGGGTGCAGTTGCTGGGCTTGGGCAAGCTGGTGTGCCCATTGCACGGCATGCTCCAAATCTCCCGCATAGTGGAGTGCACGCAGCCAGAGTTTGCCCAACGAGAGGAAGGCTGTGCTTTGAAGCAGCTCGGGGTCTTGCTGCAAGGCTTCCAAATCCATGCGGTGTTCCAGCAGCGCAGTGCAGTCTGGGTACCGCCCTTGCTGGAATGCAATGAACGCTGTGTTGTGCAGCAGCGTGTCGGCCAACGCGGCGGGAGGATTCGGGATGGTTTGCAGGCGTTGTAGCACCTGTAAGGCGGGATCGTAAGCCCCTTGGGCCAACCAAAAATCGCACTCGCGCAGAGCCCACGGCAACGAGTTGGACTCCAAGGCCAAGGCGTGCCGCAGATGGAACTGCGCCCTCTCCCACTGCTGGCACTGCAGCGCGGTGGCAAAAGCCTCTTGTAGTAGCGATGGGTTGTTAGGGTCGTCGCGCAGGTAGGTTTCGAGGCGGTCCAGGCGAGCCTGGGTGCTGGCCATAGCGTTGGCAACCGCAGTTTCAAAGTTTGGATTCATGGTGTGTTGTCACTGGCAGGGCCAGGCAAAGTTGGGCGCGGTGAGGGTGTGGCGGACAGGGGATGCGCTACAAGAACACATCACATGGGGGGCCTTGGGCCAGGGCTTTTCTTAAATTGAGCAGCGCCTGCCGGTGGATTTGCGACACCCGGCCACGGGTTACGCCCAGGATGTGGCTGATTTCCTCGAAGGAAACATCTTGCTGGTAGTGGTAGCGAATGACTCGCCGCTCAGACGCATTGAGTTTAAGAATGGCTGCGCGCAGCAGGTCTTGCAGGCGCTGGGTCTCGGTTTTCTTGAAGTAGCCAACCTCGGGGGGCGGAGCGCTGTCTGCAACGTCTCCCTCGGGGCTTTCGATCATGCGGGTGCCTTCCAGCAAGATGCCCAGAGCCAGGCCGATGCCTACCTCGGCCATGTAGGCCAACAGGGCTTTTCCGGCGTCTGCTCGGGACGGTTCGCCACCTTTGCTTTGCTGTGGGCTAGGCGCGGTGTCTTGCTGGGCAGCCTCTTTCAGGGCATCCAGGCGGTCTTTTCTGAGGCGTTGCTGGGCTGCGATTTGCTGGTTTTTTTCGGTCTGCTTCTCTAGCCCGTTGAGGATGGCACCCCGTATGCGGTGGGCGGCAAAGGTTCTGAACTGCACGCCCTGCTCAGGGTCGTAACGGTCCACCGACTCGACCAGGCCGAGACAGGCTAGCTGCATGTAGTCCGCAAACTCCACCTCGTCATGAAACCGGCCCTTGTAGATGACCGCAGCCAGAGTTCTGGCATAGGGCATATACAGCTCGATCAATTGCGCACGGGCAGCCTCATACCCAACGCTGCGCAAGCGTTGCCATAAATGGCCTTCCGCACTCTCGACCTGTATTGCTTCGTCGAAAGGCTGGGCGTCATCGGGGTGAGCCATGGTTTGCATGCGCGGCTGTGCGGGCTATAGCCTTCAGTGGAAGCTGCCCACCAGTGCTTTGAGCAGCAGGCTCCACCCGTCGATCAAGATGAACATGAGAATCTTGATGGGCAGTGCAATGGTGGTGGGCGGCATCATCATCATCCCCAGGGTCATGAGCACACTGGAGACGATCAGGTCGATCAGCAGGAACGGCAGGAAGACGACGAAGCCGATCTGAAAAGCGGCACGTAGCTCAGACAGCATGAAGGCCGGAATGAGCTGCACGTTGCTGATGTCGTCCATTGACTCGGGTTGCTTGGCTTTGGAGAGTTCGACCATCAGCGCCAGGTCTTGCTCTCGGGTTTGGCGCACCATGAACTCTCTGAGGGGGGCGATGCCTTTGGTGTAGCCAGCTTCCATTCCGATCTTGCCGCTCATGAAGGGCTGAAATGCCTCGCGATTCACCCGGTCGATGACGGGTGACATGGTGAACAGCGTCAAAAAAGCGCCAACCCGATCAGGACGGTGTTGGGCGGTGTCTCATTCATTCCGATGGCATGGCGCAGCATGGACAGCACGATGATGATGCGCAGGAACGCCGTGACGCATACCAGCAAGGCGGGCAGGATGGCCAGCACGGTCAGACCCAGCACAATGCGCAAGGCCTGCGAGGTCTCAGTACCGACTGCAGACGCCAACGGACCGGCACCCTGCGCTTGGACCGTGCCGGTGAGGCAGAGCAGCCCGGCCAGGCTAAGCCACATGGCTCCGCGCTTGGCGGCAGAGCTGTTGAAGCCTTGTCGTATGGTTTGGAGACGCTTCATCGGATGCCGTCCTTCCCGGCATGACCGGCATCAGTCCCCTGCCCCGCCTCAGCGCTGGCCTCAGCGCCGATAGCGATCTCACTCAGCACTTGAATGGAGTGGCTGCTGCACCCGACCAGCAGGCGGCGCCCTTGCCACTCGACCTCATGCAGTGAGTGAGTAGGCGTTAGCCGGGTGCTGCCACGGACCTGAGGAGCTTGCGCTGTACGCATTTGCAAGCGGCTAAACCAATGCCCGCCTTTGGAGGCCAGGCTAGAGGTTGCAGACGCGCCGCGCAATTTGGACCAAACCATGGCGACAATGAAAATGAGCAATACGACCGCCCCCATCCACGCCAGTTCGGAACTGGGGCTGGAAGGGACGGCTTCGGGCTCTCGCCGTACCGGTATGGTTTCAGGCAAGCTCATGGTGTTCCTGGAGCGCCCACGGTGAGCGACACGGGCAGCTCGGTAATGCGCACTGCAAAATGATCGCCCACGGCGACCAACTGGCCACGGGCAACGACATGGCCTTCCAAGACCAGATCGACGGGCTGATGCACTGTGCGATCCAGTTGCAAAACCTGCTGCTCTTTTGCACCCAGCAGCTCACCCACGGTGAGGGTTGCGGAACCCACGCACACCTGCAATGTGGTTCGCACTTGGTGGAGGGGGTTCACGCCAGCAGCGACTACGGGGGCGCTGGTCAGGGATGCCGCGGCATCCGACGAATCGGAGTGCATTTCAGACAAGGCGATGGGGTGCACCAGCCCGGCACTGGCTGCGCCAGCAACTGATGGCGGAATGTTTTGGCCTAGGCCGCTACCCGTGGAAGAAACTGAAGACATTGGAATTTGGCTATGGCATGGCGGACAAGGCCGCCGGGTTTATGGGAGGGGATGCAGCTCAACGGCCATGTTTCCATTGACCTGCCCAAGCCACGCGCTGCAGAGCAAGGTGGGAGCCACGGGCTCGGGCCCCACTGCATCGCTGGGCGTGAGGTAGAGCTGTGCAGGCGCGTCGAGCGAGTGGGTAAGCGAAACAACATCGCCCACCGAAAGCGACTGCAGTTGACCGAGACTCAGCGTGACAGGCGCGAGCTCTGCAGTCACGCGAACCGTTCGGTTCTGCAACGCCTGTGGCAGCGACACCAAAAGGCCGCCGGGGCGCAAAGCCCCCGCACTGGCTGGAGAAGCCTTGTAGCCCGTTTGCGCGAGCAGGTAGTCCACCTCTTGTGCGTTGAGTTGCAAAGT
This genomic window contains:
- a CDS encoding FliM/FliN family flagellar motor switch protein, producing MPWSGAVEVVFSMGESDWTLQLNAQEVDYLLAQTGYKASPASAGALRPGGLLVSLPQALQNRTVRVTAELAPVTLSLGQLQSLSVGDVVSLTHSLDAPAQLYLTPSDAVGPEPVAPTLLCSAWLGQVNGNMAVELHPLP
- a CDS encoding flagellar biosynthetic protein FliO, whose amino-acid sequence is MGAVVLLIFIVAMVWSKLRGASATSSLASKGGHWFSRLQMRTAQAPQVRGSTRLTPTHSLHEVEWQGRRLLVGCSSHSIQVLSEIAIGAEASAEAGQGTDAGHAGKDGIR
- a CDS encoding sigma-70 family RNA polymerase sigma factor; this translates as MQTMAHPDDAQPFDEAIQVESAEGHLWQRLRSVGYEAARAQLIELYMPYARTLAAVIYKGRFHDEVEFADYMQLACLGLVESVDRYDPEQGVQFRTFAAHRIRGAILNGLEKQTEKNQQIAAQQRLRKDRLDALKEAAQQDTAPSPQQSKGGEPSRADAGKALLAYMAEVGIGLALGILLEGTRMIESPEGDVADSAPPPEVGYFKKTETQRLQDLLRAAILKLNASERRVIRYHYQQDVSFEEISHILGVTRGRVSQIHRQALLNLRKALAQGPPCDVFL
- a CDS encoding tetratricopeptide repeat protein; amino-acid sequence: MNPNFETAVANAMASTQARLDRLETYLRDDPNNPSLLQEAFATALQCQQWERAQFHLRHALALESNSLPWALRECDFWLAQGAYDPALQVLQRLQTIPNPPAALADTLLHNTAFIAFQQGRYPDCTALLEHRMDLEALQQDPELLQSTAFLSLGKLWLRALHYAGDLEHAVQWAHQLAQAQQLHPAMAGVASLAALDHEQFGLAQQWATQALEHAQEGDKPLEALVTLASLALGERNAPKAQALAVEALRLQPGDGRAWSALAFADLLAGDPATACQHFDNAIKAMPGHIGTWHGLGWAQLVQHQLPAAQSTFETALALDRNFADSHGGLAVVLALQQQTAQAQEHAKLALRLDPASLTARFAQALLQGEASTPERFEALARKLLGSQPAPVGTGSLWEGVLESMAAKAQQPQ
- a CDS encoding FliM/FliN family flagellar motor switch protein; its protein translation is MHSDSSDAAASLTSAPVVAAGVNPLHQVRTTLQVCVGSATLTVGELLGAKEQQVLQLDRTVHQPVDLVLEGHVVARGQLVAVGDHFAVRITELPVSLTVGAPGTP